One genomic segment of Bacteroides caccae includes these proteins:
- a CDS encoding acyl-CoA carboxylase subunit beta, producing the protein MKELIKNLEELNRKAEKGGGDARIEKQHSVGKLTARERIELLLEKGSFIELDKLVTHRCTDFGMEKQKFAGDGVVTGYGMIGKRLVYVFAQDFTVFGGALSETHAKKICKVMDMAMQMGAPIIGLNDSGGARIQEGVRSLAGYAEIFLRNSMASGVIPQISAIMGPCAGGAVYSPALTDFILMVKNSGYMFITGPDVVKSVTQEEVSKEDLGGVGVHMTKSGVAHLSAENDIECINYIRELISYLPGNNMEEPPFVATSDSPTRLTPELSNLVPTNPNQPYDIKEMIEAVADDNSFFELQAEFAANIVTGYIRLNGKTVGVVANQPLVLAGTLDINASVKAARFVRFCDAFNIPLLTLVDVPGFLPGVDQEYGGIIRNGAKLLYAYCEATVPKVTVITRKAYGGAYDVMSSKHIRGDVNLAYPTAEIAVMGPDGAVNILFKKEIEKSQAPAEKRKELQDDYREKFANPYRAAELGYVDEVIDPAMTRLRLIRSFEMLANKRQSNPPRKHSNIPL; encoded by the coding sequence ATGAAAGAGCTTATCAAGAACCTGGAAGAACTGAACAGGAAAGCAGAAAAAGGCGGCGGCGACGCACGCATTGAAAAACAACATTCCGTGGGCAAACTCACCGCCCGCGAACGTATCGAATTACTTTTGGAAAAAGGTTCGTTTATTGAACTGGACAAGTTGGTTACTCATCGTTGTACCGATTTCGGTATGGAGAAACAGAAGTTTGCAGGAGACGGAGTTGTCACCGGTTATGGCATGATCGGCAAGCGCCTGGTTTATGTCTTTGCACAGGATTTTACCGTGTTCGGAGGAGCTCTTTCAGAAACACATGCCAAGAAAATCTGCAAGGTGATGGATATGGCGATGCAAATGGGGGCACCTATCATCGGACTGAATGATTCGGGAGGTGCGCGTATTCAGGAAGGTGTCCGTTCTCTGGCAGGATATGCCGAAATATTCCTGCGCAACTCTATGGCGTCGGGAGTGATTCCGCAGATAAGTGCGATTATGGGACCTTGTGCCGGGGGAGCTGTTTATTCACCTGCACTGACTGACTTTATTCTCATGGTAAAAAATTCCGGCTATATGTTTATTACCGGCCCTGATGTCGTGAAAAGTGTGACACAGGAGGAGGTGAGCAAGGAAGATCTGGGTGGAGTAGGCGTGCACATGACCAAATCCGGCGTGGCTCATCTTTCCGCAGAAAATGATATTGAATGTATCAACTATATCCGCGAACTGATTTCTTATCTGCCGGGAAATAATATGGAGGAACCTCCGTTTGTAGCAACGAGCGATTCGCCCACTCGCCTGACTCCGGAACTTTCTAACTTGGTTCCTACGAATCCGAACCAACCTTATGATATCAAGGAAATGATTGAGGCCGTGGCTGACGATAACAGTTTCTTCGAACTTCAGGCGGAATTTGCGGCGAATATTGTTACCGGTTATATCCGTCTGAACGGAAAGACGGTGGGAGTCGTTGCTAACCAGCCGTTGGTACTGGCAGGGACTTTGGATATTAATGCATCTGTCAAGGCTGCCCGTTTCGTCCGTTTCTGCGACGCTTTCAATATACCTTTGCTGACATTGGTGGATGTGCCGGGATTCCTTCCGGGAGTAGATCAGGAATACGGCGGTATTATTCGTAACGGGGCGAAGTTGCTGTATGCTTATTGTGAGGCTACCGTTCCGAAAGTTACGGTTATCACCCGTAAGGCATACGGAGGAGCTTATGACGTCATGAGTTCCAAACATATCCGTGGTGATGTGAACCTGGCTTATCCCACTGCCGAGATTGCAGTAATGGGACCGGACGGAGCGGTAAACATCCTTTTCAAGAAAGAAATAGAAAAGTCGCAGGCTCCCGCAGAGAAGCGGAAAGAACTTCAGGACGACTATCGGGAAAAGTTCGCGAATCCATACCGTGCGGCAGAACTGGGATATGTAGATGAAGTGATTGATCCGGCAATGACCCGTTTGCGCCTGATTCGCAGCTTCGAGATGCTTGCCAACAAGCGGCAGTCCAATCCACCCCGGAAGCATTCGAATATTCCGCTTTAA
- a CDS encoding DUF3575 domain-containing protein — translation MRTIKFLLAAGFLLMSGTSIYAQVQRNEAYLPKFAIKTNALYWATSTPNLGFEVGLAKKLTLDISGNYNPWKFGDDRQIKHWLVQPELRYWLCERFNGSFFGLHGHYGEMNVSNLNIFGMGHDRYDGNVYGAGISYGYQWIISKRWSMEATIGVGYAHLKYDKYARGDGGEKLGHNNRNYFGPTKVGLSFIYIIK, via the coding sequence ATGAGAACAATTAAATTTTTACTAGCAGCCGGTTTCCTGCTCATGTCCGGTACAAGCATTTATGCGCAAGTACAACGGAACGAAGCCTATCTACCTAAATTCGCTATCAAGACCAATGCCCTCTATTGGGCAACCTCCACGCCCAACCTCGGCTTCGAAGTGGGACTGGCAAAGAAACTCACCCTCGACATATCGGGTAATTACAACCCGTGGAAATTCGGAGATGACCGCCAGATTAAACATTGGCTTGTTCAGCCGGAACTGCGTTACTGGCTTTGCGAACGTTTCAACGGAAGTTTCTTCGGTCTGCACGGACATTACGGAGAAATGAATGTCAGCAACCTGAATATCTTCGGAATGGGGCACGACCGTTACGACGGGAATGTATACGGAGCGGGTATCTCTTATGGTTATCAATGGATAATAAGCAAACGTTGGAGCATGGAGGCCACCATAGGCGTCGGATATGCCCACCTGAAATATGATAAATACGCCCGTGGCGACGGAGGAGAGAAGCTGGGACATAACAACCGTAATTACTTCGGTCCAACCAAAGTCGGTTTAAGCTTCATTTATATCATCAAATAA
- a CDS encoding DUF3868 domain-containing protein has translation MKRKLIYLFIAFAAAILPAHAQKFLNDELTLSNVSLWQQGNSLYVGMTFDMSKLTIGSTRSLSLIPLLTDGQHNVPLQEIIVNGKRREKAYIRGLAITKQEPTALIVPYNKRETFNYTQIIPYKPWMSNASLQLVENLCGCGNYQEMNAQELITNDVSTEAKRLSAMSPFVAYIQPTVEVVKNRSEQYEAHLDFPVNKSVILTDFMNNHTELVNIHSMFDKIQNDKNLTIKGIGIEGFASPEGPLAFNEQLSKKRAEALKDYLVKNEKVSSKLYKVTFGGENWDGLVKALKSSSMKDKETFLNIIKNTTDDAKRKQEIMRVGGGAPYRSMLKEIYPGLRKVNCKIDYTVVNFDVEQGRIIIRENPKYLSLNEMYQVANSYPKGSKDFVNVFDIAVRMYPTDQVANLNAAAVALSQKDLNTAVKYMEKADHTTAEFMNNTGVYNFLNGDIQRAMAAFEQAAKLGNEAAQTNLKQLQQILNVKMK, from the coding sequence ATGAAAAGAAAACTTATCTATCTATTTATAGCCTTTGCCGCCGCAATATTGCCGGCACATGCACAGAAATTTCTGAATGATGAACTCACTCTCTCCAATGTATCGTTATGGCAACAAGGCAACTCGCTCTATGTCGGAATGACTTTTGACATGAGCAAACTGACAATAGGCTCCACCCGAAGCCTCAGCCTGATTCCTTTATTGACAGACGGACAGCACAACGTCCCCCTGCAAGAAATTATCGTCAACGGTAAAAGACGCGAAAAGGCCTATATCCGCGGACTAGCCATTACCAAACAGGAACCGACTGCTCTTATCGTCCCTTATAACAAACGGGAGACTTTTAATTATACGCAGATCATTCCATATAAGCCTTGGATGAGCAACGCCTCCTTACAGCTCGTAGAGAATTTATGCGGCTGTGGCAATTATCAGGAGATGAACGCGCAAGAATTAATCACCAACGACGTATCTACCGAAGCCAAACGGTTAAGTGCCATGTCTCCTTTCGTCGCCTATATCCAGCCTACGGTAGAAGTTGTGAAAAACCGTAGCGAACAATATGAAGCTCATCTGGATTTCCCGGTCAACAAATCAGTTATCCTTACCGACTTTATGAATAATCATACCGAACTGGTGAATATTCATTCCATGTTCGACAAGATTCAGAATGATAAGAACTTGACTATAAAAGGAATCGGAATCGAAGGTTTCGCCTCTCCCGAAGGACCGCTGGCCTTCAATGAACAGCTTTCCAAGAAACGTGCGGAAGCCTTGAAAGATTATCTGGTCAAGAATGAGAAAGTTTCTTCCAAACTTTATAAAGTGACTTTCGGCGGCGAAAACTGGGACGGACTGGTGAAAGCTTTAAAGTCCTCGTCCATGAAAGACAAGGAAACTTTCCTGAATATTATCAAGAATACAACTGATGACGCCAAACGGAAACAGGAAATCATGCGTGTGGGCGGTGGAGCTCCCTATCGTAGTATGCTCAAGGAAATCTATCCGGGATTGCGTAAGGTGAATTGTAAGATCGACTATACCGTCGTCAATTTCGACGTAGAACAGGGACGCATCATCATTCGTGAGAATCCGAAGTATTTGAGCCTGAATGAAATGTATCAGGTAGCCAACAGTTATCCGAAAGGTAGCAAAGATTTCGTGAATGTATTCGATATCGCAGTACGTATGTATCCTACCGACCAGGTAGCCAACCTGAATGCCGCTGCCGTCGCCTTATCACAGAAAGACTTGAATACAGCCGTGAAATATATGGAAAAAGCAGACCATACAACTGCCGAATTTATGAACAATACCGGAGTTTACAATTTCCTGAACGGAGATATCCAACGTGCTATGGCCGCATTCGAACAAGCTGCCAAATTAGGTAACGAAGCAGCTCAGACGAACCTGAAACAGTTACAGCAAATATTAAATGTGAAAATGAAATAA
- a CDS encoding L-lactate permease has product MTLILAIIPVLLLIILMVFFKMPGDKSSIISLVVTMLIALFGFTFSVDNLFYSFLYGALKAVSPILIIILMAIFSYNVLLKTEKMEIIKQQFASISTDKSIQVLLLTWGFGGLLEAMAGFGTAVAIPAAILISLGFKPIFSATVSLIANSVATAFGAIGTPVLVLAKETNLDVLNLSTNVVLQLSVLMFLIPFVLLFLTDPKLKSLPKNLFLALLVGSVSLISQYLAARYMGAESPAIIGSILSIIVIVLYGKLTASKKEKARKSSLKTKDILNAWSIYLLILVLIILTSPLFPGLRQTLENNWITKISLPINASTVNYTISWLTHAGVLLFVGTFIGGLIQGAKVKDLFTVLWNTVKQLKKTFVTVICLVGLSTIMDASGMIAVIATALATATGSLYPLFAPVIGCLGTFITGSDTSSNILFGKLQASVAGQIHVSPDWLSAANTVGATGGKIISPQSIAIATSAGNQQGKEGEILKAAIPYALTYVLITGIIVYIFS; this is encoded by the coding sequence ATGACCTTGATTCTTGCTATCATTCCGGTACTATTATTAATCATATTAATGGTATTCTTCAAAATGCCGGGCGACAAAAGTAGTATTATTTCCTTAGTGGTAACCATGCTGATTGCACTTTTCGGCTTCACCTTTTCTGTGGACAATCTGTTTTATTCCTTTCTATACGGAGCGTTAAAAGCTGTCTCCCCTATTTTAATCATTATACTAATGGCTATTTTCAGCTACAACGTATTGCTGAAAACAGAAAAAATGGAGATTATAAAGCAACAGTTCGCTTCCATTTCCACCGATAAGAGTATTCAGGTATTGTTATTGACTTGGGGATTCGGCGGATTGCTGGAAGCGATGGCGGGATTCGGAACGGCAGTTGCTATTCCGGCAGCGATTCTTATCAGCCTGGGGTTCAAGCCGATATTCTCGGCTACGGTCAGCTTGATAGCGAATAGTGTGGCTACTGCTTTCGGAGCTATCGGAACGCCGGTGCTCGTACTGGCAAAGGAGACGAATCTGGATGTTCTGAACCTTAGTACCAATGTCGTATTGCAATTATCAGTCCTCATGTTCCTTATTCCGTTTGTATTGCTTTTCCTTACCGACCCCAAACTGAAATCACTCCCCAAGAATCTGTTCTTGGCTTTATTGGTAGGCAGTGTTTCTTTAATCAGCCAATACCTCGCAGCCAGATATATGGGAGCGGAATCTCCGGCTATCATCGGAAGCATCCTGTCTATCATCGTCATCGTCCTTTATGGCAAACTGACTGCATCCAAAAAAGAAAAGGCACGGAAAAGCTCGTTGAAAACGAAAGATATTCTGAATGCATGGAGTATTTATCTGCTTATTCTCGTCCTTATTATTCTTACAAGCCCACTATTCCCGGGATTGCGCCAGACATTGGAAAATAACTGGATAACGAAAATCAGTCTGCCTATCAATGCTTCTACCGTAAATTACACTATTTCATGGCTGACTCATGCGGGAGTATTGCTTTTCGTGGGTACTTTTATCGGCGGATTGATACAGGGAGCAAAAGTAAAGGACTTGTTCACCGTACTTTGGAATACGGTGAAACAATTGAAAAAAACTTTCGTCACGGTTATCTGCCTGGTCGGATTATCCACCATTATGGACGCTTCGGGAATGATTGCCGTTATTGCCACGGCACTCGCCACTGCTACCGGAAGTTTATATCCGCTGTTCGCACCGGTCATCGGTTGCCTGGGAACATTTATTACCGGAAGCGACACCTCATCCAATATCCTTTTCGGCAAACTGCAAGCAAGTGTAGCGGGACAAATTCATGTCAGCCCCGATTGGCTTTCCGCTGCAAATACGGTAGGGGCTACGGGCGGTAAGATTATCTCCCCGCAAAGTATCGCTATTGCCACTTCCGCCGGAAACCAGCAGGGTAAAGAAGGGGAAATCCTGAAAGCAGCTATTCCGTACGCATTAACTTATGTGCTAATTACCGGAATTATCGTCTATATTTTCAGTTAG
- a CDS encoding GNAT family N-acetyltransferase, which yields MNTDFINLTNENLTDEHLCCIIRSKKSHPGIDAKRQWLSERLSEGHIFRKLNAKATVFIEYAPLETAWVPIIGNNYYYLYCLWVLGSSKGKGYGKSLMEYCLADAKEKGKSGVCMLGAKKQKSWLSDQTFAKKFGFEVVDTTDNGYELLALSFDGTTPKFAPNAKKLEIENKELTIYHDMQCPYIYQYIDIIKQFCETNDVPVSFVQVDTLQKAKELPCVFNNFAVFYKGVFETVNLTNTDYLKRILKK from the coding sequence ATGAATACTGATTTTATAAACCTGACGAATGAAAACCTTACCGATGAACATTTATGTTGCATTATCCGCAGTAAGAAGTCTCATCCGGGTATTGATGCCAAACGCCAATGGCTTTCCGAGCGGCTGAGCGAAGGTCATATCTTTAGAAAATTAAATGCAAAGGCCACGGTTTTTATCGAATATGCCCCTCTTGAAACAGCTTGGGTTCCTATCATCGGCAACAACTATTATTATCTGTATTGTCTATGGGTGCTGGGTAGCTCCAAAGGAAAAGGATATGGAAAATCGCTCATGGAGTATTGTCTAGCTGATGCGAAAGAGAAAGGCAAATCCGGTGTTTGTATGCTCGGGGCAAAAAAACAAAAGAGCTGGCTTTCCGACCAGACATTTGCCAAAAAGTTCGGCTTTGAGGTTGTCGATACTACCGATAATGGATATGAATTGTTAGCTCTCTCTTTTGACGGAACAACACCCAAGTTTGCACCAAACGCCAAGAAACTAGAGATTGAAAACAAAGAACTGACAATTTATCATGATATGCAATGCCCTTATATTTATCAATACATTGACATAATAAAACAGTTTTGTGAAACAAATGACGTTCCTGTATCTTTCGTCCAAGTGGATACGCTACAAAAAGCAAAGGAGTTGCCTTGCGTATTCAATAACTTTGCCGTCTTTTATAAAGGTGTTTTCGAGACAGTGAACTTAACGAATACCGACTATTTAAAACGAATACTCAAAAAATAA
- the trxA gene encoding thioredoxin has product MKLIKSIMSAFAIVLATTACAGNSGENKKSNEPTKKENKMEVIALNKADFLKKVYNYEANPNDWKFEGKRPAIVDFYATWCGPCKALHPILEELSKEYSGKIDIYQIDVDQEQDLAAAFGIRSIPTLLMIPMNEQPRISQGALPKDQLKKAIDEFLLKQNNEAKQ; this is encoded by the coding sequence ATGAAACTAATCAAAAGTATTATGAGTGCCTTCGCTATCGTACTTGCTACCACTGCTTGCGCAGGAAACAGCGGAGAAAATAAAAAGAGTAATGAACCAACAAAAAAAGAAAATAAAATGGAAGTAATAGCATTAAATAAAGCGGATTTTTTGAAGAAAGTATATAATTATGAAGCCAATCCGAACGATTGGAAATTTGAAGGCAAACGTCCGGCAATTGTTGATTTCTACGCAACCTGGTGCGGCCCCTGTAAAGCGCTGCACCCTATTCTTGAAGAACTTAGCAAAGAATATAGCGGTAAAATAGATATCTATCAAATTGATGTGGACCAAGAACAGGATTTGGCCGCCGCTTTCGGCATTCGCAGCATCCCTACCTTGCTGATGATTCCGATGAACGAACAGCCAAGAATCTCACAGGGAGCTTTGCCCAAAGACCAACTGAAGAAAGCAATTGATGAATTTCTGTTGAAACAAAATAACGAAGCCAAGCAATAA
- a CDS encoding aspartyl protease family protein, with protein sequence MKKLFLLAAVLFSIPVFSQSADERIGTLINQSDWFGLEENYPILKDSMQVDFLKLMSEIMIDYNFNRPDKAISGIRKLLTNHQNEIGGSNVLGMTILACQIDGLRGNYASAAQNAQSIIDQLKAQNAEKEAYEGLEQVFSFYSKLSSIPAPSITRPDCDVSVPIEIEKVKLPTSVEPKGWRGTTILIPVTINGKTYRFIFDTGAGTSFMSERFAKEVGVRMLNDSLTINSTLPGAMNGQMGTVENMQIGSMIFHYPLITVAPPNALDSVMRVDAILGMDFINLFDELRIYPKEKKIVFPVSSTPLPASGRNMILTDRALKIKAEANNGEKLKLHFDTGCSTAGLYYRYYEGHKSELDASGKREHITGGGFNIVVTKEILRLPSFRIKVGKVPVELKNLAVDTTNGDFQTSDDAGIIGMDMVNQFDCVTINLKEMFLKLE encoded by the coding sequence ATGAAGAAATTATTTTTATTAGCAGCGGTCCTTTTTTCTATCCCTGTTTTTTCACAAAGTGCCGACGAACGTATCGGAACACTTATCAATCAGTCGGACTGGTTCGGTCTGGAAGAAAACTATCCGATCTTAAAAGATTCCATGCAGGTTGATTTTCTTAAACTGATGTCGGAAATCATGATTGATTATAACTTCAACCGTCCGGATAAAGCAATAAGCGGCATCCGGAAACTACTTACCAATCACCAGAATGAAATTGGAGGTTCAAATGTACTTGGCATGACTATACTGGCCTGTCAAATAGACGGTTTAAGGGGCAATTATGCTTCAGCAGCGCAGAATGCACAAAGCATCATTGACCAGCTTAAAGCACAAAATGCAGAGAAAGAGGCTTATGAAGGACTTGAGCAGGTCTTTTCTTTCTATAGCAAATTGAGTAGCATCCCGGCACCAAGTATCACACGACCGGATTGCGATGTATCCGTCCCTATTGAAATAGAAAAAGTAAAACTACCGACAAGTGTTGAACCGAAGGGTTGGCGGGGTACAACAATTTTAATACCTGTTACAATCAACGGAAAAACATACCGCTTCATTTTTGATACCGGTGCCGGAACCAGTTTCATGTCCGAACGTTTTGCCAAAGAGGTAGGTGTACGTATGTTGAATGATTCGCTGACAATCAATTCAACGCTTCCCGGAGCTATGAACGGACAAATGGGAACAGTGGAGAATATGCAGATTGGTAGCATGATTTTCCATTATCCACTCATTACTGTTGCTCCGCCTAACGCGCTGGACAGTGTCATGAGGGTTGACGCAATTCTCGGCATGGATTTTATCAATTTGTTCGATGAACTGCGTATCTATCCGAAAGAAAAAAAAATTGTCTTTCCTGTATCATCTACACCGCTCCCCGCTTCGGGACGTAACATGATATTGACCGACCGCGCACTGAAAATAAAAGCAGAGGCAAACAATGGGGAAAAGCTCAAGTTGCACTTTGACACAGGATGTTCTACTGCCGGCTTGTATTACCGATATTATGAAGGCCATAAGTCCGAACTCGACGCTTCCGGCAAACGGGAACACATTACGGGTGGCGGCTTCAACATAGTGGTAACAAAAGAAATATTGCGTTTACCGTCCTTCCGCATAAAGGTCGGTAAAGTTCCGGTCGAATTGAAAAATCTTGCAGTGGATACTACAAACGGTGATTTCCAGACATCAGATGATGCAGGGATTATCGGTATGGATATGGTGAATCAGTTTGACTGCGTGACAATCAATCTAAAAGAAATGTTTCTAAAGCTTGAATAA
- a CDS encoding DUF2500 family protein: MKNIFIQILRVLMLFLLLISGVIGYIIYEDTLSEWWIPVGVALMIAVATFPFYMRWAWLTAGDNKIVNFLCHLVCVGVMSYALFLVGNYWLADPASMQEEEVVVQRKYQETHKKTRRVGKRRYVPDGVRKEYYLEVAFTNGTMKTLHVPLSTYNKTRQGATKTLTLQKGFFGLPVITKGL; this comes from the coding sequence ATGAAAAATATTTTTATTCAAATTCTTCGTGTCCTGATGCTTTTTCTGCTTCTTATTTCAGGAGTTATTGGCTATATAATTTACGAAGATACATTGTCGGAGTGGTGGATACCTGTCGGAGTGGCATTGATGATAGCTGTTGCTACATTTCCTTTCTACATGAGGTGGGCATGGCTGACAGCCGGAGATAATAAAATAGTTAATTTTTTGTGTCATTTGGTATGTGTGGGAGTTATGAGTTATGCACTGTTTCTTGTAGGTAACTATTGGTTGGCAGACCCTGCTTCCATGCAGGAAGAAGAAGTTGTAGTGCAGAGGAAGTATCAGGAGACGCATAAGAAAACCCGCCGGGTAGGTAAGAGGCGTTATGTACCGGACGGTGTACGTAAGGAGTACTATTTGGAAGTAGCTTTTACAAATGGTACTATGAAAACATTGCATGTACCACTCTCTACTTATAACAAGACACGACAGGGTGCAACAAAGACATTGACTTTGCAGAAAGGATTCTTCGGGCTTCCGGTGATAACAAAAGGACTTTAA
- a CDS encoding LamG domain-containing protein yields MKKIIYFLFVCVGAFYACKDEEQVLLNADFISDKQTISAGEKVYFMDKSAGEPVRWDWAFEGGEPSVSNLFSPEIVYNYPGTYTVKLRVGRGTENAETEMLKYITVVYPDEITVAFKANKTQALSDESISFTDMSVGFPSTWLWEFIPAEGRTVTSTEQNPSLVFEPGVYSVKLTVTNPKTTATLTQENYLNIIDKNSVAADITADRRMVIEGGVISFKDTSLGRPTRWNWTFEGGTPSTSNEQNPTVTYSTAGKYKVTLVASNDMNTSTAEQEGYITVLPGKDIVLFYPFEGDSKDMGPNAIHPEILKLGDNMDVNFNAPARKEGFTCAEFRSKDNQNYAFLSLPDNDALDFQATPVTTSFWVKTSNKTAANLGVFQHGAGPNASTDGKNKQTWFRFQKSSPFIRYVIEYSGLSGNWTDYKTKAMTDGEWHHYVCVHTNGSTYLYIDGVKAAEALNKGLKPIDRKPYFIGAMYRGAEGSRSYENFMDGYIDDYLVYNRAFTAAEAKALYDSMK; encoded by the coding sequence ATGAAAAAGATAATATATTTCTTGTTCGTGTGTGTCGGGGCCTTTTATGCCTGCAAAGACGAGGAACAAGTACTGTTGAATGCAGATTTTATTTCAGACAAGCAAACCATATCCGCAGGGGAGAAGGTATATTTTATGGATAAGTCTGCTGGAGAACCTGTACGTTGGGATTGGGCTTTTGAAGGTGGAGAACCTAGTGTGTCTAATCTGTTCAGCCCGGAAATCGTGTATAATTATCCGGGAACTTATACCGTAAAATTAAGAGTAGGGCGGGGGACGGAAAATGCGGAGACTGAGATGTTGAAATATATCACAGTTGTATATCCGGATGAAATCACCGTAGCCTTTAAAGCCAATAAAACTCAGGCATTGAGTGATGAATCTATTAGTTTCACAGATATGTCCGTAGGATTCCCGTCTACTTGGTTGTGGGAATTTATTCCTGCAGAAGGCCGTACCGTCACCTCAACGGAACAGAATCCGAGTTTAGTATTTGAGCCGGGAGTTTACTCTGTTAAATTAACAGTTACTAATCCTAAGACAACGGCTACGCTTACGCAAGAGAATTATTTGAATATTATTGATAAGAATTCAGTTGCTGCAGATATTACGGCAGACCGGCGTATGGTTATAGAAGGGGGAGTCATATCATTCAAGGATACTAGCTTGGGACGTCCTACCCGTTGGAACTGGACGTTTGAAGGAGGAACACCTTCTACTTCCAATGAGCAGAACCCGACTGTTACTTATTCAACTGCCGGTAAGTATAAAGTTACTTTAGTCGCTTCTAATGATATGAATACTTCCACAGCTGAACAGGAAGGATATATCACAGTATTGCCGGGTAAAGATATTGTTCTTTTCTATCCGTTCGAGGGTGACAGTAAAGATATGGGTCCCAATGCTATTCATCCGGAAATTCTTAAATTGGGAGATAATATGGATGTCAACTTTAATGCACCTGCCCGTAAGGAAGGATTTACTTGTGCTGAGTTCAGAAGTAAGGATAATCAGAATTATGCATTCTTGTCGTTGCCGGATAATGATGCATTAGATTTCCAGGCAACTCCGGTGACTACTTCTTTCTGGGTGAAAACTTCGAATAAAACAGCTGCTAATCTGGGGGTATTCCAGCATGGAGCCGGTCCTAATGCAAGTACAGACGGAAAGAATAAGCAGACTTGGTTTAGATTCCAAAAATCCAGTCCGTTTATAAGATATGTCATTGAGTACTCTGGGCTTTCCGGAAACTGGACTGATTATAAGACAAAAGCTATGACAGACGGAGAGTGGCATCATTATGTATGTGTTCATACCAATGGAAGCACCTATTTATATATTGACGGAGTAAAAGCAGCGGAAGCACTCAATAAAGGTTTGAAACCAATTGATCGGAAGCCTTATTTCATCGGTGCCATGTACAGAGGGGCAGAAGGCTCCCGTTCTTATGAGAACTTTATGGATGGTTATATAGATGATTATCTGGTGTATAATCGTGCATTCACGGCAGCAGAAGCGAAAGCGCTTTATGATAGCATGAAATAA